The following coding sequences are from one Trypanosoma brucei gambiense DAL972 chromosome 2, complete sequence window:
- a CDS encoding transcription activator, putative — MEAPAGRSIRQRQDLQTTSSVDRHVKDLSAIELYEQILLGCIRAGDDPNAAVKIEHFEGYVEPTFDLLHGAHVVAHQRQRLSDIYHEREHIIGTLRASPEHQQRNAFDRLLLETEYWTGLREWNETTRSGSGDTTRGRLRRRLEATVGGKGGSEGMESEMLHLTESPSYIRGKLRPYQIEGVNWLLGLYSRCINGILADEMGLGKTLQTISTLAYLKFSHGLPGPHLVVCPKSVMGNWYREVRQWCPALSVLKFHCSSNIRPQLVRAHLMPCGNIKYDIIVTTFEMVLEEHGAFRKIPWQYLIVDEAHKLKNEEGRAHVTLGSINANYRLIITGTPLQNNLKELWALLHFLTPRLFDDSKSFDSWFDTASGQEDSEALSNMHQILAPLMIRRLKSEVSTGIPPKKEIYVSCRLSKVQRRWYMQVLAKDAEVLNKGSGGSSAFLTNTLMSLRKVINHPYMMDGGEEGPPFITDERIVKYSGKMLLLDKLLHRLRRDEKEGHKVLIFSQFTSMLDILEDYCSMRGFKVCRIDGSTSGYDRDSQMAAFNAPKSDYFIFLLSTRAGGLGINLQAANNVIIYDSDWNPQMDLQAQDRAHRIGQKRVVRVYRFVTDGTVEERIYHRALKKLYLDAMVVQQGRASGGGNGNNLSREELLSMIKFGAEEIFKAKDEDITEADIDCLFDDDRKSRELNDAVRQQVQMSLASFKLGADETNIYDFEGVSFREGVESRLLHITLSDPVSQDELHKQCSQFGDVIKVVLHTNLKEALASFRTTAGAMDAKDGLPYKCEFASKEARRVVPKEIITEYYNTEEKLGRGHRQREPVQFYTEEEVETIQKQKKGPPLKLPRAPQFKSHQLFNMKRLLELHATEVSLMVRNWERGINGTGNGTSGTGNGGADENTDHVKDAGNEVVGAEEKRNKDEGNNETTKVEERDDVKETSKQEGNGEVETGVEEETLTAVEREERERLMKEGFPDWTINEYRTLVGVITSGSVDISDYPAITAAVNARRCNKTVEEVRKYLTALLERGSQYIKNFARVEERIQRMQERRKAQEDELRAAKWKVESYEDPETQLTFKGRCNDDFDRKLFLMAYDVGFARQNWETFIRRMPESRFDVWLQSRDSGYCERRLRGLKAAVKREWQPPNDEDTEVVGRRRRLERKFPE, encoded by the coding sequence ATGGAGGCACCAGCAGGACGCAGCATACGGCAACGGCAGGACTTACAGACGACGAGCAGCGTGGACCGCCACGTCAAGGATCTCTCAGCCATCGAGTTATACGAGCAAATATTACTCGGTTGCATCCGGGCTGGGGATGACCCCAACGCTGCCGTTAAAATAGAGCACTTTGAGGGTTATGTGGAACCAACGTTTGATCTGCTGCACGGTGCACATGTAGTGGCACACCAGCGCCAGCGGTTAAGCGACATTTACCACGAGCGGGAGCACATAATCGGTACCCTCCGCGCCTCCCCGGAGCATCAACAGCGGAATGCCTTTGATCGACTGCTGTTGGAAACGGAGTACTGGACGGGCCTTCGCGAATGGAACGAAACCACGCGAAGTGGCAGCGGAGACACAACTCGGGGACGACTGCGACGGCGGCTTGAGGCGACTGttggagggaagggggggagTGAGGGAATGGAATCTGAGATGTTACACCTGACCGAGTCGCCGTCATATATCCGCGGTAAACTACGGCCGTACCAAATTGAGGGTGTAAATTGGTTGCTGGGTCTGTATTCCCGTTGCATCAATGGCATCCTGGCGGATGAGATGGGCTTAGGAAAAACTCTGCAAACCATCTCCACGCTAGCGTATCTTAAGTTCAGCCATGGTCTCCCGGGACCCCATCTGGTGGTATGCCCCAAATCTGTTATGGGCAATTGGTATCGTGAGGTTCGGCAGTGGTGCCCAGCCCTCTCCGTGTTGAAGTTCCACTGCTCATCCAACATACGTCCTCAGCTCGTCCGCGCACATTTGATGCCGTGTGGAAATATCAAATATGACATTATTGTAACTACCTTTGAGATGGTCTTGGAGGAGCACGGAGCTTTCAGGAAGATACCTTGGCAGTACCTTATCGTCGATGAGGCTCACAAActgaaaaatgaagaaggcaGAGCCCACGTTACGTTGGGATCGATTAATGCTAATTATCGACTCATCATCACGGGTACACCTCTGCAGAATAACCTGAAGGAACTGTGGGCCCTTCTACACTTTCTTACTCCCCGTCTTTTTGATGATTCGAAGTCCTTTGACAGCTGGTTTGACACGGCAAGTGGCCAGGAGGACAGTGAGGCGCTAAGTAACATGCACCAGATACTCGCCCCACTCATGATCCGCCGACTGAAGTCAGAGGTGAGCACTGGCATTCCACCAAAGAAGGAGATCTACGTGTCGTGCAGATTATCCAAAGTTCAGAGGCGGTGGTATATGCAAGTTTTAGCCAAGGATGCGGAGGTGCTCAACAAAGGCAGCGGAGGAAGCTCTGCTTTTCTGACGAATACACTGATGAGTTTGCGTAAAGTTATCAATCACCCGTATATGATGGATGGGGGGGAGGAAGGCCCTCCCTTCATCACAGACGAGCGAATTGTGAAGTACAGTGGTAAAATGCTGTTGCTGGACAAACTGCTACACCGACTACGGCGCGACGAAAAGGAGGGGCACAAAGTTCTGATTTTTTCTCAATTTACTTCCATGCTGGACATACTGGAGGATTATTGCTCGATGCGTGGCTTTAAGGTCTGCCGTATCGATGGTAGTACAAGTGGTTATGACCGCGATTCTCAGATGGCTGCTTTTAACGCACCCAAAAGCGATTACTTTATATTTTTGCTCTCTACCCGCGCGGGAGGTCTCGGTATCAACCTGCAGGCTGCGAATAATGTCATAATATACGATTCAGATTGGAATCCGCAAATGGATTTGCAAGCACAGGATCGAGCACATCGCATTGGCCAGAAGCGCGTTGTGCGCGTGTACCGTTTTGTCACAGATGGTACCGTGGAGGAGAGGATATACCACCGGGCACTGAAGAAACTCTATCTTGATGCAATGGTAGTGCAACAGGGTCGGGCTAGCGGGGGCGGAAATGGAAACAATTTGTCACGGGAGGAATTGCTCTCCATGATTAAGTTTGGTGCTGAGGAGATATTCAAGGCAAAGGATGAGGACATCACGGAGGCTGATATTGATTGCCTCTTCGACGATGATAGAAAGTCACGGGAACTCAACGATGCGGTCCGTCAGCAGGTTCAAATGTCTCTTGCGAGCTTTAAGTTGGGTGCTGACGAGACCAATATCTACGATTTCGAGGGTGTAAGCTTCCGCGAAGGTGTGGAGTCGCGTCTGCTTCATATTACCCTTTCCGATCCCGTTTCACAAGACGAACTCCACAAACAGTGTTCGCAGTTTGGTGATGTGATTAAGGTTGTTCTCCACACGAATCTCAAAGAGGCACTTGCATCCTTCCGCACTACAGCTGGGGCCATGGATGCGAAGGATGGCTTACCGTACAAGTGCGAGTTCGCTTCAAAGGAAGCGCGGAGGGTGGTACCCAAAGAGATAATTACGGAATACTACAACACTGAGGAAAAACTTGGCCGTGGTCACCGACAACGGGAACCGGTGCAGTTTTAtacggaagaggaggtggagACAATTCAAAAGCAGAAGAAGGGACCACCACTAAAACTTCCGCGCGCCCCCCAGTTCAAGTCTCATCAGCTGTTTAACATGAAGCGTTTACTGGAGCTTCATGCTACTGAAGTTTCCCTAATGGTACGAAACTGGGAGCGCGGGATTAACGGCACCGGAAATGGTACGAGCGGAACTGGCAATGGCGGTGCGGATGAGAACACAGATCACGTGAAGGACGCTGGTAATGAGGTGGTGGGAGCTGAAGAAAAGCGGAACAAAGATGAAGGTAATAACGAAACAACGAAGGTGGAGGAACGTGATGATGTGAAGGAGACTTCAAAACAAGAGGGAAATGGTGAGGTAGAGACTGGAGTGGAGGAAGAAACTTTaactgctgtggagcgtGAGGAGAGGGAACGGTTAATGAAGGAGGGTTTCCCCGACTGGACTATCAACGAGTACCGTACACTTGTCGGCGTCATCACTAGTGGCAGCGTCGACATTAGCGACTACCCAGCCATCACAGCAGCGGTTAATGCTCGCCGTTGTAACAAAACTGTGGAGGAAGTACGAAAGTATCTCACTGCGTTACTTGAAAGGGGCAGCCAATACATTAAGAACTTTGCGCGTGTAGAGGAGAGGATACAGCGTATGCAGGAAAGGCGGAAGGCGCAGGAGGATGAGTTGCGAGCCGCAAAATGGAAAGTGGAAAGTTATGAAGATCCCGAGACTCAACTCACATTTAAAGGCCGCTGCAACGACGACTTCGACCGCAAGTTATTTCTTATGGCGTACGACGTCGGATTCGCTCGGCAAAACTGGGAAACATTTATACGACGAATGCCTGAGAGCCGCTTTGATGTTTGGTTGCAATCGAGGGATAGCGGCTATTGTGAACGCCGGTTGAGAGGATTAAAGGCTGCCGTAAAGAGGGAATGGCAACCTCCAAATGATGAAGACACTGAGGTGGTGGGACGTCGCAGGAGGCTGGAGCGGAAGTTTCCGGAATAA
- a CDS encoding protein kinase, putative: MEFSTEPQVIGGTVELGHLLGSGGFGKVYYGYDKKRKMDVAVKVIEKELVEMFEIRAYVDREIEVMRKLRNRFVVRLLDSVESPTAYNLIMELAPNGELFDKIVNADRFDEATARLYFQQLICAVHYCHGLNIVHRDLKAENLLLGKDNELKICDWGLSRYTREAPMRGDRRIRFHSLAGSIDYQAPEVLSGRGYEGSACDIWSCGAILFFMLCGYLPFTDTSDALTKRRILNCEYNRTNRYLSSGASDLISHLLEVDPVTRYNTTDVINHPWFQTDLDPTLFPDVPRSPHSATTAAEASITSFAKQDVSLSVSRDDVTTAASSVDLQAIRRAFATCNVNGTGFLDAEEVRDALIKLNGNNHISAEEVTAFMSNFTLDAAGRISEEEFVAGWTRNEELGKKYDVNHMAGLFHYDLEAEYLAEVRRAFDSIDVNHTGLITTESLKKLSLNCTDEEIKDFFNVVDPEKVGNGMLSFEQFVHLCSRHDLFKNHPIVQRLRRLEKIFVITDIRWMQSYTGTGFTVAGTRENVALHIKSHKALSTKFEGKDQGFMYGTYTVNDNVVLRVGLHLISTLPGYTRVSAYRIVGKTKDFHAWILQLRKVLRHEILRCEEDTLIKGKPELM, from the coding sequence ATGGAGTTTAGTACGGAACCTCAGGTAATTGGTGGCACGGTGGAGTTGGGCCACTTATTAGGTTCCGGTGGCTTTGGGAAGGTGTATTACGGTTATGACAAGAAACGAAAGATGGATGTGGCGGTGAAGGTTATTGAGAAGGAACTCGTTGAGATGTTTGAGATCCGTGCGTATGTTGATCGGGAGATTGAAGTGATGCGTAAGCTCCGAAATCGTTTTGTTGTGCGATTGTTGGATTCGGTGGAGTCACCCACCGCCTACAACCTCATCATGGAGTTAGCTCCCAATGGAGAGCTTTTTGATAAAATTGTGAATGCCGACCGTTTCGATGAAGCCACGGCTCGGCTATACTTTCAGCAGCTTATTTGTGCGGTGCACTATTGCCACGGACTCAATATTGTGCACCGTGATCTGAAAGCAGAAAACCTTTTATTGGGAAAAGACAATGAGCTAAAAATATGTGACTGGGGTCTCTCACGGTACACACGCGAGGCGCCAATGAGAGGTGACCGTCGAATTCGGTTTCATTCTCTTGCGGGGAGTATTGACTACCAAGCGCCTGAAGTGCTTAGTGGGCGAGGTTACGAGGGAAGTGCATGTGACATTTGGAGTTGCGGGGCCATTCTGTTCTTTATGCTCTGTGGTTATCTTCCCTTCACTGACACAAGTGATGCATTGACGAAACGGCGTATTCTCAATTGTGAGTACAATCGCACGAACCGGTATCTTTCCTCCGGTGCCAGTGATCTCATATCCCATCTGTTGGAGGTGGATCCGGTGACACGATATAACACCACAGATGTTATAAATCACCCGTGGTTTCAAACGGATCTTGACCCAACCCTCTTTCCCGATGTGCCGCGTTCCCCCCATTCCGCAACAACTGCTGCGGAAGCTTCCATTACTAGTTTTGCAAAGCAGGATGTATCGCTTTCTGTGAGTCGTGATGATGTCACAACTGCGGCGTCTAGTGTCGACTTACAGGCGATCCGTCGCGCTTTTGCCACATGTAATGTAAATGGGACGGGGTTTTTAGATGCAGAGGAGGTACGTGATGCACTGATTAAGTTGAATGGTAACAACCATATTTCTGCTGAGGAGGTGACTGCCTTCATGTCGAACTTCACTTTAGATGCCGCTGGCCGCATATCCGAGGAGGAGTTTGTTGCAGGTTGGACGAGGAATGAAGAGTTGGGGAAGAAATATGACGTTAATCACATGGCTGGTCTTTTCCACTATGATTTAGAAGCGGAATACTTGGCGGAGGTGCGCCGGGCCTTCGACTCCATTGATGTGAATCATACCGGTTTAATAACGACGGAAAGCCTTAAAAAACTTTCGCTCAACTGCACAGATGAAGAGATAAAAGACTTCTTTAATGTTGTCGATCCGGAGAAGGTGGGAAATGGGATGCTGAGCTTTGAGCAATTTGTTCATCTTTGCTCAAGACACGACCTTTTCAAGAACCACCCCATCGTGCAGCGACTGCGGCGTTTGGAGAAAATATTTGTTATTACAGATATTCGCTGGATGCAAAGTTACACCGGTACGGGATTTACTGTGGCTGGGACTCGGGAGAATGTTGCATTACACATTAAGTCCCACAAGGCCCTTTCCACAAAGTTTGAAGGAAAGGATCAGGGCTTCATGTACGGAACATATACGGTGAATGACAATGTTGTGTTGCGAGTTGGCCTCCACTTAATTTCTACATTACCGGGTTACACTCGTGTGTCGGCGTATCGCATTGTTGGAAAGACAAAAGATTTTCACGCATGGATTTTGCAATTACGGAAGGTACTGCGCCATGAAATATTACGGTGTGAGGAGGATACATTGATAAAGGGGAAACCGGAACTGATGTAG
- a CDS encoding autophagocytosis associated protein, putative, whose amino-acid sequence MNKQSLYEGFKKVYNSVVGVKTTSSFHETGTLTPMEFIQAGDELLHKMPVWSWAEGPENIQPFLPPNKKYLVYRGAPCYERAAVAGNDDADEIVEDDDDEWITTHANRVLKATTEIAAEKTINWDDDDDDDDDANNNNNVVVVDSSRKDEGDDDEDADRDQTERRRCRLYDVYMVYDQYYQTPRIFLIGYAEDHVTPLTTSEMMEDVYPVNRERTVSIDPHPFLQAACISIHPCRHAETMRRMIQHMKQRFEESSPETAKFVFPTHMALFLFLKFISSAVPSIEYDLSTGIDI is encoded by the coding sequence ATGAACAAACAAAGTTTGTATGAAGGTTTCAAGAAAGTTTACAAcagtgttgttggtgttaaAACGACTTCAAGCTTCCATGAAACGGGAACTTTAACCCCGATGGAATTTATTCAAGCTGGAGATGAACTGCTGCACAAAATGCCCGTGTGGTCATGGGCTGAAGGACCTGAAAACATCCAACCATTTCTTCCACCGAACAAAAAGTACCTCGTTTATCGTGGCGCTCCCTGTTATGAGCGGGCAGCGGTGGCGGGAAATGATGATGCAGATGAAATTGtagaagatgatgatgatgagtggATAACAACGCATGCAAATCGCGTATTAAAAGCAACCACAGAAATAGCTGCCGAAAAGACCATAAACTgggacgatgatgatgatgatgatgatgatgctaataataataataatgttgttgttgttgacaGTAGCCGTAAAGATGAAGGTGACGACGACGAGGATGCGGACAGGGACCAAACGGAGCGGCGACGGTGTCGACTGTATGATGTTTATATGGTATACGATCAATATTATCAAACTCCACGTATATTTCTTATTGGTTACGCCGAAGATCACGTCACACCTCTCACAACATCCGAAATGATGGAAGATGTTTATCCGGTGAATCGTGAGAGAACTGTTTCAATTGATCCTCATCCATTCCTGCAAGCCGCTTGCATCAGCATTCATCCGTGTCGCCATGCTGAAACAATGCGGCGGATGATTCAACACATGAAGCAACGATTTGAGGAAAGTTCACCAGAAACGGCAAAGTTTGTCTTCCCAACACATATGgcattatttcttttcctcaaatTCATTTCCTCTGCAGTGCCGAGCATCGAATATGATTTGTCGACAGGTATCGACATTTAA